AATATACCTATCTACtactctattactactactactgctgctataaaaaaaaaaataaaagtctacTATGGATACTAGTCCAATGACATTTCACAGATATATAAGACAACTTACGGGAGATTTTCCTAAACCCTCTGCCGACCTCCATAGTAACGTAGCTCCACACAAGTCTATCAACGTGCCATCTTGTAATACATTTGTTTCCTCATCAATCTGAAAAAgtaattttcatttcatatttgtcGTAAAACATGGCTTATAATTCTAAAATGGTGGAGGTTGTGTTTATAGAAAtgttaatgacaattatcattatgataatcaatagGATTGTAATAAGAATCTTAACAATagtataaataacaaaaagaaaaatactataaataataataaagaaagaaagacaaagaaaaaaagaaaaagataaaagaaaaggggaaaaaatataaaatcaaattatatatatacatatatatatatatatatatatatatatatatatatacatatatatatatatatatatatatatatatatatagacaacaaAATTATTACAgaaacaattacgataataatgacataacatGTGAAAAAATAACTGACCTTAATGCCTTTCTGTGGGGCAGACCGTGATTCTCTTAATGCATAAACACCTCCCCCGACCGACACTTCCCTCCAGATGCCCGGTTTGGCTTCTCCTCCACAGAACTGACTTGGCGGATGCATGATGAGGACTCCATTTGTTGTCAGGCCATCAATTTCTCCATTGTTCTGCCATTTAGTCGCTTTTTCCTGGATACAAATATAATTCAGTTAGGTGTGCTTTTTATACTGTACACATGAAAGTAAATACAAGATATCTATTTCAATTGTGGGTGTAAGTAGTGCAAGTTGATACACAAatattcttcattatcttttccaATCTCTTACAATAAATTCTGTATACCAGTGAGTTATTGTTACTAAACTTTGATAATATAAGTCtaagaatagacaaaaaaaaaataaaaaatgaaaatagcaaatTTCCTAATGAACCTCACAAACAGAGCATCATTTTCTCACTAAAAATCCTATCAAGACCATACAGCTTATAAAAATGTCAAAGTAAAAGGAATTCACCCCCAGAAATATGTTTCTCGACGAATCGAAGCCAGCAGCATAAACCTGAGTGGTGCGAGTTGTTCTGTGAGCAATTATACGACACGCAAATCTGCTAATTGTACTCTGCGTCACCTGAAAAAGCATAATTTCTTTTAGGGCAATATCGTCTggttaataaaaaagaagaaagtaacaatagacaaagggaaaaaatatagtgattattaataacaatattacagaACAGCAGTAtccaaaagagaagataaaagttaACACTGAACAATGTTTGGTCAATGCAACTTGCCTTCAATTCCCCATGTTTATCACCAGGTATCGTGTCCATAACAACAAAGTCTATGGGTGTTTCAGATGACCGACCAATCTGAAACATATCTGTCTCCGTATCTAACTGATACTCCACGATCACCGCTTGGTTTCGTGATAGCGTATAGGAGATGCTGTGTTGCTGGGCATCCAATATAGCCTGTAAGAATATTATGTTCAGTACATTATTAGGAAATGCCAATGAAAAATGAACTTAAAAATAAAATCTACATCCACATTAGCAGAATTTAGAACCATCAAATTTATCAAattcaaataaatacataataatttcagtaagaaacaaaaatcacataatcattatctctaaaagaaaaatgaaaacaaatattacCTGTGTATTTTGTGGTGTTCGTACCACATAATGCCGAGCAGGTTTGACTCCATTGGCTGCCTGGCGTCTGTGCAACACAAACTTGCTTCTACGTCTACCCTTATCGCAGGGTGGTAAAAAACCATTATACCtagaaaaccaagaaaagaatATTTTACATTAGCCAAGAAAAGAATATTTCACAATATGTCTATTTATAACATCTGGATATATGAAAGTAAAACCAAAGCAAAATGGTTTActaaaagagaaaagcagaaagaaagaaggcaaaataaaaggaaggggatgattgtaagaatatggggggggggagagagagagagacagagagagagagagagagaggaagggagaggagagagagagagagagagaaagagagagagagagagagagagagagagagggagagagagagagagagagagggagagagagagagagggggagggagggagggagggaggaggagacagaggagaggagagggagagggagagagggagagggagagagagagagagagagagagagagagagagagagagagagagagagagagagagagagagagagagagagagagagagagagagagagagagagagagagagagggtgtgggagggagtgggagagagagagaggaaagggagagtgagagagtgagagagagagagagagagagagagagagagagagagagagagagagagagagagaagagagagagagagagagagagagagaaagaagaggaagagagaaagagagagagggaaaggagggaaaaggagggagggagggaggaggagaggaggagagagggaaagggagaggaaagggaggaggagagagggagagaggaggagagggagagggagagaggagagggagagggagagagagagggagaggagagaggagagagagagagagagagagagagagagagagagagagagagagagagagtgagagagagaggagggggggagaggcggggtgaagagagggagggagggagacagagagagagagacagagagagagagagagagagagagatggacagggggagagggggagaggagagagggcagagagggaggaagagggagggagagagagagagagagagagagagagagagagagagagagagagagagagagagagagagagagagagagagagagagagagagagaaagagagagagagagggagaggaatagggtgagagaggaatagagacagagagagagacagagagagagagagagagagagagagacaggagacagagagagagggagagagggagacagagacagagatagagagagaccgagacaaagagagacagacagaaagagagagagagagagtgagagagagagagagagagagagagagagagagagagagagagagagagagagagagagagagagagagagagagagagagagagagagagagagagagagagagagagagagagagagagagagagagagagagagagagagagagagagagagagagagagagagagagagagagagagagagagagagagagagagagagagagagagagagagagagagaaagagagagagaaagagagagagcagagggagacagagagagggagacagagagagggagacagagagaggagacagagagaggagacagagagggagacagagagagggagacagagaggagacagagacagagagggagacagagggagacagagagagggagagagagggagagagagggagagagagagagagagagagagagagagagagagagagagagagagagagagagagagagagagagagagagagagagagagagagagagagagagagagagagagagagagagagagagagagagagagagagagagagagagagaaggaaagagagagagagagagagagagagagagagagagagagagagagagagagagagggagagagggagagagagaggagagggagggagggagggagggagagagggagagagagagagagaaagagggaggagagagaggaagggagggagagagagagagagaggagagagagagagaaagggagagagagagaaagggagagagagagagagaaagggagagagagagaatgggagagcgagagagagaaaatgggagggagagaaagggagaaagggagagagagggagagaaaggagaaagagagaaggagagagaaagggagagagagagaatgggagagagagagagaatgggagagagagagaaagggagagagagagagagaaaagggagagagagagagagagaaagggagagagagagagagagagagagagtgaggggaggagagggaagagggagggagggagggagggagggaggagggagagagagagaaagggagagagagagagaaggggagagagagaaagggagagagagagagagagaaaggagagagagagagagaagggagagagagagagagagagagagagagagagagagtgagggggcggaggagaggaagaggggagggagggaggagggaggagggagggagggagagggagggagggagggagggagagagagagagagagagagagagcgagagagagagagagagagagagagagagagagagagagagagagagagagagagagagagagagagagagagagagagagagagagagagagaggagagagggagggagagagggagagagggagggagagagggagagagagagagagagagagagagagagagagagagagagagagagagagagagagagagaaagagagagagagagagagagagagagagagagagagagagagaggaagggagagggagagggggagagagagagagagagagagagagagagagagagagagagagagagagagagagagagagagagagggggagagagagagagagagagagagagagagagagagagagagggagagagagagagagagagagagagagagagggagagagagggagagagagagagagagggggagagagagagagagagagagggagagagaggagagagagagaggagggggagagagagaggagagagggagagagagagagggagggggagagaggggagagagagagagggagagagagagagagggagagagggagagagagaggaacggagggagagagagagggggagagagagagagagagagggagagagagagagagggagagagagagagggagagagagagagagggagagagagagagaggagagagagagagagagagagagatacagagacagagagagagagacagagacagagagagagagagagagcgagagagagagagagagagagagagagagagagagagagaaagagagagagagagagagagagagagagagagaggcagagaaagacagagacagagacagacagagagagacagagagagacagacaggcagagagacagacagagagagacagacagacagacagacagacagacagacagacagacagacagacagacagacagacagagagagagagagacagagagagagagagagagagagacagagagagagagagagagagagagagagagagagagagagagagagagagagaaacagagagaaacagagagaaacagagagaaacagagagaaacagacagacaaacagacagagagagagagagagacagagagagagagagagagagagagagagagagagagagagagagaagagagatagagagagagagagagagagagagagagagagagagagagagagagagagagagagagagagagagagagagagaaaatgaatgagtaaaaaacaaataaataacaacaataataatcatcatgatacatACCAATATGAACAATATCAAACAAAATCATAGCAACAAAAGTAACTACACTgtcattttaaaaaatctgaacacaaataaggaaaatataaaaaaagagataaataggcggatgaaaggaagagagaaatggagacggACAGAAGCCAGAAAGAACATGTGGAGgcatgaatgaatgaagaggaccaccccccccccttcacccccacccttgcACCCATGCCCTTCCCCTATCTGTACACACTCTCCCtgactcctcctcccttatccactttttctttccctctctgtttttccatctttctgtctgtccttccctatttttctttctcctctctcctcttctctttccactttcattcccaatttcctatttcctctctcctttccttgcctcacctcttctctttccacttctatCCCACTGCCTCCTTTACttgccttccttctcctcacctcttctaccatcctctctccttctactcttctctccccttgtctctcctctctcctcgcttctcctctttccctcttcctttacttgcccatttccccttcttccttccttcctttccttctttgcctttctttcttcaaccaactatccatccctctatctatccttcttccatccatccttccttcttcccttctaccatccttccttccttctcttcttgcatCTTtagttcctctcttctcttccttctttcctctcttcattccatccttccctttcttctctccatcttccatccatccatccttccatccatccatccatccatccatccttttccatccatccatccatccttttctttctttccctctttctttctttctttctttctttcttccatcccttcctcccatccatccatccatccatccttccatccttccatccatccatccatccatcctccctccaccccttccttcctcccttcccttccctccctcacccctatccctccctcctaacccctcctatccctccctccctcaccccctgtccctcctccttccctcccccccccctttcatgcCCATCcacaccacccttcccccactcccttcctcgcccacGCCCATCCTGTCCCATAGAACCACGTGTGAGAGGTCGCCGGCTCCTCCTCGCTCCGCCCACGTTTTCTCGGGAAGGAAAAATGGGTAAAAGGAATtcacgtggaggaggaggggggggatcagaggcaggggaggagataTCAATATTAGCTTAAatgtatcatatacacatacatacatacatacatacatacatacatacatacatacacacacacatacacatacatacaaacatacatacatacgcgagagaacagagagacagacagacagacgtaaacacacagagagaaacaaacaaaaaaaacaccctgATTACTCACCCTAGGATGACCAGCTCGCCGTACTTGAGGTGGTGTTTGGCGTGGTGATGCCTGGGTGTGGGGGGGGCAGCGTCCCCGCCGTCTCCTGcaccttccccgccctcctcacTGGAAACAAAACGAAATTAgattagatttaataataataataataataataatattaataataataataataataataataataataataataataataataataataataataataataataataataattaataatcattattattatcataattacaattataataattacaataataataataataataataataataataataataataataataataataataataataataataataataataataataataacaacaataataacaataacaataataataacaataataataacaataacaataacaataacaataacaataataataataataataataataataataataataataataataataataataataataataataataataataataataataataataataataataataataataataattaacaataacaataacaataataataataatgataataacaataacaataacaacaacaataataataataataataataataataataataataataataataataataataataataataataataataataataatcataataataacagcaataacaataacaataataattcaacaATTAATAAACGAATGGATTATTTCTTGGGGTCAAGCGTCTGGAGCTTTATGGGGGGGGGTCGCCTGATATTCTTGTGAATAATTCAACAGTGATGGTGGtgaacgatagtgatgatgatatgggggggatgatggtgattcttgtgagtggtgatggtggtgatgatagtgatggtgatagtgatgatggtggggataatgatgatggtgatagtgatgatggtggagatgatgatgatgatgatgatgatgatggtgatggtgatgatgatgatgatgatgatgatgatgatgatgatgatgatgatgatgatgatgatgatgatgatgcgaataacgatgatggggatgatggggataatgatgataatgatggtggtggtggtgatgaggaggagaaggaaggtgtatCAACAAACTTTCCCTTTTATGTCCTCTTTATTAGTTACTTTTCCATTAAccttatcattctgattattcatatcattattctcCATCTGTGCATTTCCACCAACGTAATTGGTGTTCATAAGCAATCGTTacaatcatcaccctcattaagTAATGCATCTAATGATAATTCTGCTATCTCCGTTCCCTTTATTTTATAGATCAAAAttacgtataaaaaaaaacagatacacgcaagtacacacgcatacatgcacgcatattcGCACACACGCTAGGTCTatatacttatttagaccttgtgtacacgcatgcacactcacacgcacgcacaagcacacacgcacgcacaagcacacatgcacacacatatatacagagacactcAACGAATAGAAACAAACCCACATCACGCCTGGcacacgacccccaccccccagcccacccccaacccctccgagTCACGCATCTTCGCCATCACCAGACAGGTCAGTTCAGTCGTTGAGTGACCTGGGCGAGGTCGCGTAGTGGCGGTCACCACACGACCACCTTTATtaacttcccctcttccatctccatttaagcctccaggctagtacagtggtaacgtgtcggcctctcatccgaggggtcggcggttcgcgccccgcccaggcgcgagaagttgcaattgtcgcccggaggttactgctgtggccgggcaccacggtgggtaaggactaagctctgtcgcgtcagcacttgctgacacacggtgatcgagtcgacattagtcggcacaggccgggctcccccatagcccgggcgaggctcagcttcgcgtatgacttatccttatccatcTCCATTCTTCACTCATCCTTGTTCGCTTCTTCGCTTCAGACCTCCTGTTGTATTCTCTAACCCTAATATTTTTGcaatttcctttccctccttcattcttacattcctccccactccctcctccttaatACCTTactgtttcctctctttccctcgttatctctctcccttGGTTTTGCTCTTTCCatcattctatctctcccccGTTCTCTCGTTCTATCGctcccccatttcctctattttccccgtttcctctctttccatcattctatctctcacccgtttcctctctttccccctattctatctctctctcaatctcatccAAAAAGATAATTTCCATCAAATTTTATTttcgtaaacaaacacactcgtGGCCTTCCGCCTGTTCTCCGAGGGCGCTGATTGGCTGACACGGCTCGCCAACCAATTATCAACCAGTTATCCTAATCGTAAAAAAATGTGTAGTTAACTGTAACACATGCAAAAGCAGAGACGAAAGgaaaggtgtgtatgtatatgtgtatgtgcatgtacatgcgtgtgtgggtgggggggtgcgtgcgtatgagagaggattagggagaggtagggagagagggagagaaagcaaaccaactgacagacagacgcaaacagacagaatccccccccccgcgAGGGTGCCTGGGGAAAATCCAGCGCCAGTAACGCATCCCAACACCGTTCACATTCGGGCGTGTAAGTGTTCTCGCGTGCTGCCTGGAGCCACGCATGTGCGCCCACACAGCAATGGATACGCCCAGCCGCCCATATCGGGTGATTTAGGCGTGACAAAACCATCGACGCCCATCTCGCGCCTTCAAACAACGAACAA
This genomic stretch from Penaeus vannamei isolate JL-2024 chromosome 28, ASM4276789v1, whole genome shotgun sequence harbors:
- the Pli gene encoding protein pellino isoform X3, encoding MVLNSEEGGEGAGDGGDAAPPTPRHHHAKHHLKYGELVILGYNGFLPPCDKGRRRSKFVLHRRQAANGVKPARHYVVRTPQNTQAILDAQQHSISYTLSRNQAVIVEYQLDTETDMFQIGRSSETPIDFVVMDTIPGDKHGELKVTQSTISRFACRIIAHRTTRTTQVYAAGFDSSRNIFLGEKATKWQNNGEIDGLTTNGVLIMHPPSQFCGGEAKPGIWREVSVGGGVYALRESRSAPQKGIKIDEETNVLQDGTLIDLCGATLLWRSAEGLGKSPTKRHLEQMVDELNAGRPQCPVGLNTLVIPRKATLTSTEKQPVVYLNCGHVQGLHEWGHEKDSNSHTCPMCLKVGPVVKLCMGIEPAFYVDSGPPSFCFNPCGHMASEKTVRYWAAVPIPHGTNGFHAACPFCASPLEGDPGFVRLIFQDNCD
- the Pli gene encoding protein pellino isoform X2, which codes for MCTLCESEEGGEGAGDGGDAAPPTPRHHHAKHHLKYGELVILGYNGFLPPCDKGRRRSKFVLHRRQAANGVKPARHYVVRTPQNTQAILDAQQHSISYTLSRNQAVIVEYQLDTETDMFQIGRSSETPIDFVVMDTIPGDKHGELKVTQSTISRFACRIIAHRTTRTTQVYAAGFDSSRNIFLGEKATKWQNNGEIDGLTTNGVLIMHPPSQFCGGEAKPGIWREVSVGGGVYALRESRSAPQKGIKIDEETNVLQDGTLIDLCGATLLWRSAEGLGKSPTKRHLEQMVDELNAGRPQCPVGLNTLVIPRKATLTSTEKQPVVYLNCGHVQGLHEWGHEKDSNSHTCPMCLKVGPVVKLCMGIEPAFYVDSGPPSFCFNPCGHMASEKTVRYWAAVPIPHGTNGFHAACPFCASPLEGDPGFVRLIFQDNCD
- the Pli gene encoding protein pellino isoform X1, with translation MPDPPIIEEGGEGAGDGGDAAPPTPRHHHAKHHLKYGELVILGYNGFLPPCDKGRRRSKFVLHRRQAANGVKPARHYVVRTPQNTQAILDAQQHSISYTLSRNQAVIVEYQLDTETDMFQIGRSSETPIDFVVMDTIPGDKHGELKVTQSTISRFACRIIAHRTTRTTQVYAAGFDSSRNIFLGEKATKWQNNGEIDGLTTNGVLIMHPPSQFCGGEAKPGIWREVSVGGGVYALRESRSAPQKGIKIDEETNVLQDGTLIDLCGATLLWRSAEGLGKSPTKRHLEQMVDELNAGRPQCPVGLNTLVIPRKATLTSTEKQPVVYLNCGHVQGLHEWGHEKDSNSHTCPMCLKVGPVVKLCMGIEPAFYVDSGPPSFCFNPCGHMASEKTVRYWAAVPIPHGTNGFHAACPFCASPLEGDPGFVRLIFQDNCD